TAGtagtattataatttataaatttcaatacatCAAAAAGAGTAAACTTACGGACGAAACTTGACTGCAGACCGGACttagcttatattatattaatcatTGCACGAGCTCACAAACTTAATATCAGATCTAGTTTATTATATTGGTCTTCATACCAATCTCTTTCCACTCAATATTTTTGTCTTATAACACACGTTTTAAAAGTACCTACATTATCCACTATATGTAGgaaagcatatatatgtaaagtagtataacaacataatttaaattcatttatgtaTTGGTACATTTCACGTtctttcacatatgtatgtattgtatatatgcatgtttatacatatattaatgtgCTGTGGttaaagttgaattttactTACTATTTCAAAAAGTTAAGTAAAACTTAGATTAGTTTATAAATACTGCAGCTTAGAaagataaatacatacatacgtacccATGCACATATTTGATTTACTACagaatcgaaaaaataaaatcgtgcccaaaactatttgaaaaattcaaattaaaatttttctgtgCATGATTTgtgcatattcatacatattaaGGCATTGAAGTCAGACACTAACTATAACAAATGAATTACTTTGGAATTGAATTTTACCATAttcaatgtatttttaaattataaaatgtttactttacagTTACTGAATGGAGAGATAACTAATAATTAAACAGCTTACCTCTCATTCACGttttaagcaaaattatattcaaattcaaatGCGTGTTCACATAATACATgtacgtgcatatgtatgtatattacaagGGACAAATtgtaaagtaaatattatagtCCAATATAATGGCGCATCTTATTGAATTGTGTGCCAAAATTTTTGTGTATAAGTTGTTTCAATAAATCAGGTTTTGTCTCGctctttttgttattatattgtttatttaataaagaCAGTATATAAGGAAACTAGAAGATTATTtaaatcattaaataaaaagaacttGACGAATAACAACTTATCGCTGTGAAAATCATGAAACTCGTAAGTTTACTTTTTGGCAGAATAAATCGGGCATGTTAGAGTGTGTATCTCTTATGAAATTTGTGCGTTTATGATAAaagtttaatacaaaaatagaaaaagtgcaaattttgaaattaaaaataaataaaaatatctgtgtttctaaataaacattttattattctaaaaagctaaaattaattttccataATCTgcaggttattttattatattttattgtgtgTACCGCTGCGGATTTCAAACACCCTTCGGATCGAAATTcagagttatttaaatataacccAAGCGATGTTTACACATTACCGGAAGATATAGATGATGAAAAGCCAGCTGTTATATTTGAAGGGAATGTTATGAGAGCAAAAGTGGAGAAACTACAAAATTTCaacggaaataaaaaatttaaattagagtaagtattaaaatttttttgtgaacaaTCCTGACATCACTACTAAGACAATTAATTTGACTGTTTCAACGTCATCagtatttttctttcaataGTTTATTACAACCAATCCTcatgttgtagaatctgactcATTACTGCTTCGGAATATTCTGATACAATACTCTTATCATCTATTTCACATGTTTAGGTAGGCATGCTTACCACATGATATTTGCTTTCAATATTCGAATACTtagttttagatattttttcataagcGTACTACATAAGTAACGGTAACGTTGGGCATAGCTATTTAAGAATATGATCTATATTTATAACATCACGAACTAAAAACGgttaataaatatgcaaaaaaatataaaagttttattgaTTTACTTTTCTTAATGTCTCTCATTTCAGCGTTTATTATTTAGATATAATGCTAAATCATCTATAACAATAATTTCTGTAGCAAAAACTCTTTTGTGGTAGTTAGAATTGACTACGATATATCTTTTACACACTTGTTGAAGGTGACTTATTATTAATACGAAAAGATTTACTAATATATGCACGCGGATTACTTTCCCGTTTGGTAGGTTATGCTCACACAATATCTGAATTACCCAGTAGTAAAATATATGATGGCGGCTTCAAAACTGACAGTTTTTCTTCAGACAgttcttaatttcattaaatgctTACAATTTGCTAAGCAtatattatcgatattttttattgttcagTTCTCCGAGAATCCTAATTTGACTTATGCCtatgtttaaacaaaattattagtgaaaatatttatattatctcaacgctttatttacatttgaaaaaaaattatggaaataacAAAATCGTGATTAAAACGTAAAAACATGAAAACCAATACTtaagaaataaatgaatttggccacgcatataatattttaatcgaaatctacatgcatacataatgaAACTGAAAGATGTATAAGTATATCATTTTCCTCCTAAGTAGCTTAATTTATTGGTTTCAATAATTGAAatagtatatacaaaatatattacaaaactaCTAAATTAGACGTAATATGTTtgtaattactaaaaatttagaGTTTTCTACTTTTTGTTGTGTACAGTGTTGTGTTGGTTTGTTTCTTCAAATTTGTTCCTATATAGAAGAATACGTAATGTTGCCCTCAACCAATATATGTATGGGTGTTTACTAACTCACATATAAAACAGTACAGTAAATACAGCTAACATTTTTCTAATTAGCATATTTTGCTAGTCATTCTCAGTTATTTTATAAACAGTATACggatatcaaatatattttacatatttacataatttagtAGATTAGTGTAGAATTAATGTGCTAGCAGAGTATTAGGAAGTCggaattttaaaatgttagttCAAGTTACTGTGTTTTGGCGACTGATAGAATTTTAGCAATGTTGaggtttaaaatgtttaattatgaAAGCGACAAAACCAGTGAAAATCTAGCCGCATCATACCAAAAAATGTTGGTCTCCATAGCAAATAATCATCGAAATTCCTGTTAATTACCTAAAAAAATTTCTGGTATTTTCATTTCTAATTAACTATTTTTGGTTACAAAAATAAGCAACAAAATATGTTTGACCAATTGATGATCACTTTCTCCGAATCGCTTTGAATCAAATGTTGTGAAtggagtaaaaaaaatatttccagaaATTGGTTTCTTTCAgaagcataattttttaattaacaccaaattttattattatatgtactctacatttttttattacaattttagttTAAAGACTCAAAATGGTATTGAGCTTACCAGTGTTGGAAAATTAAAAGACGATAAAACATTTGTTGTGAGTGGGTCATATTCTTTTACTGGAGCTGATGGTAAACGCTACAAAACTCGCTATACTGCTGATGAGTTTGGATATCACCCTATTAC
The sequence above is drawn from the Bactrocera oleae isolate idBacOlea1 chromosome 5, idBacOlea1, whole genome shotgun sequence genome and encodes:
- the Cpr11A gene encoding cuticle protein 3, yielding MKLVILLYFIVCTAADFKHPSDRNSELFKYNPSDVYTLPEDIDDEKPAVIFEGNVMRAKVEKLQNFNGNKKFKLDLKTQNGIELTSVGKLKDDKTFVVSGSYSFTGADGKRYKTRYTADEFGYHPITELDLDIPDPQPIADAATNLNKFDSSNKDLLGGLKNRFQFLNQNLNLDISGGAQSGDDYRRSATNNNGYNYEAPIQQFETAPSIPSREYLPVK